A window of Ruminiclostridium herbifermentans genomic DNA:
ATTACTATATTAAATAGTTCTGGAAACAGTGTAAGAACATCAAATTTCATTAATCCAGCAGTCCTTTCGGTAGAATTACTGAAATTCTTTTATCATCTAAAGAAATTTCTTTTACAACACTTTTTAATGCTGGTATAAGTATTTCCTTACCATTATCATGCTTTACAACATATACATCATTGCTACCAGTTTGTAATACATCTGTTAGCTGCCCTAAAAGCACATTATTTTCATCATAAACCTTAAGGCCAATAATATCTGCAATAAAGAATGAACCCTTTGGAAGCTTAACAGCATTAGCTCTGTCAACTTTCATATAAAAGCCCTTAAGCTTTTCTGCGTCATTCATAGTGTCGACACCTTCAAGCTTTAGTATTACAAATTGTTTAAAAAACTTAACACCAGAAATATTATACTTTTCA
This region includes:
- the rimM gene encoding ribosome maturation factor RimM (Essential for efficient processing of 16S rRNA) → MLEYLIVGQLVNTHGVKGELKAIPMTDDPNRFLELEWVFIDKNGKLEKYNISGVKFFKQFVILKLEGVDTMNDAEKLKGFYMKVDRANAVKLPKGSFFIADIIGLKVYDENNVLLGQLTDVLQTGSNDVYVVKHDNGKEILIPALKSVVKEISLDDKRISVILPKGLLD